ACGTCGGTGGTCACCAGTTGCAGGTTCAGGCCGATATCGGTCAGGTTCTGCTTCACCGCCTCGGCCCAGCGTGTCCAGGCCTCACCATAAGGCAAGGCCAGCAGGCGGATCGGCTCGCCCTTGTAGCCGGCTTCCTTGAGCAGCGTCTTGGCCTTGGCCGGATCGAACGGATAGCGGGTCACCTGGTCGCTGTAGAACCGCGTCTTCGAGCTGATCGGGCCGGTCGCCACCCGCGCCAGGCCGTTCCAGATCACGTCCTTGGCGAATTCGCGGTCCATGCCGTACATGACCGCCTGGCGGAAGGCCTTCTTGGCCATCAGGCCCTGGCGATGGTTGAACCACAGCCAGGACAAAGGCGCGATCATCTCCCAGCCCTTGCCGGTCACCGACGAGTTGGGCAGCTTGGCGAGCTTGGCGACGTCGAAATTTTCCACCGTGCCGCCGGTCAGGATGTCGACCCGGCCGGTCTCGTAGGCAACGACCCGGGCGGCGGCATCCGGGATGACCTGCCAATAGACCTCGTCCAGATAGGGCAGGCCCGGCACGTGATAGTCGGCATTGCGAACGAGCTTGATATAAGAGCCGCGCTGCCATTCCGAGAACTTGAACGGGCCGGTGCCGACCGGCGTGTTGTTGGCCGGGTTGGTCTTGTAATCGGTGCCTTCGTAGAGGTGCCGCGGCACGATCGGGGTCGTGCTCAGTTCGAACATCAGGATGAACGGGCCGAACGGGTTCTTCAGGGCATAGCGCACCGTATGGTCGTCGACCTTCTCGATCCGCTCGACATGGGTGGTTGCGATCGGCCGCCAGCGCGGGTGGGTTTCACGCAGGAACTTGTCGGTCGAGAACACCACGTCGTCGGCGCCGAACGGGCGACCGTCGTGCCATTTGACGTTCTTCTTCAGATGGAAGGTATAGGCCTTGCCGTCGGCCGAAACCTCCCAGCGCTCGGCCAGGGACGGCAGCGGCGTCAGGTCGTGGCCATATTTCAGCAAGCTCTCGTAGATGCTTCCCGACACCATCTGGGTCGGCGTGTTCTGGACCAGGCCGAGCATCAGGCTCGATGGCTCGGGATGCACGACGGCGCGCACCACGCCGCCGCGCTTGGGCGTCTGGGCGACCGCGGTGATCGCACCCACCGACAGCGGGCTCAGGCCGAACAGCAGGTCGCTGCCGGCCATGCCGGCAACCCCCGCCTTGAGCAGATCTCTCTTGGTGAAATGAGGCATGTTCCTCTCCCGTCTTGTCTTTGTTGATTATTGAGCGTGCGGCGGCCGGCCGCGCCGCCGCCGCCTCACAGTGTCTCCAGCGTCCGGGCGACCGCCTCCGCGGTGGCCTGGATGTCGGCATCGCTATGGGCGAGCGAGCTGAGGCTGTGCAGCGTATTGGCCGGCGACATGTAGATGCCGCTCTGCAGCAGGGCATTGGCGAACAGCCGGAACTTGTTGCGGTCGACATGGCTG
This portion of the Phreatobacter stygius genome encodes:
- a CDS encoding ABC transporter substrate-binding protein translates to MAGSDLLFGLSPLSVGAITAVAQTPKRGGVVRAVVHPEPSSLMLGLVQNTPTQMVSGSIYESLLKYGHDLTPLPSLAERWEVSADGKAYTFHLKKNVKWHDGRPFGADDVVFSTDKFLRETHPRWRPIATTHVERIEKVDDHTVRYALKNPFGPFILMFELSTTPIVPRHLYEGTDYKTNPANNTPVGTGPFKFSEWQRGSYIKLVRNADYHVPGLPYLDEVYWQVIPDAAARVVAYETGRVDILTGGTVENFDVAKLAKLPNSSVTGKGWEMIAPLSWLWFNHRQGLMAKKAFRQAVMYGMDREFAKDVIWNGLARVATGPISSKTRFYSDQVTRYPFDPAKAKTLLKEAGYKGEPIRLLALPYGEAWTRWAEAVKQNLTDIGLNLQLVTTDVAGYGQRLSDWDFDLAFTWLSQFGDPALGVARSYVSSNIAKGSPWNNVAGYVNPDIDKLFAEAAAANDAAQRQALYTRAQQILADDLPVAWMLELEFPTIHRSNVQNLIKTATGMNDAFQDAWKA